Part of the Rhodoflexus caldus genome, GGCTGGTAAAGCGCAGTGAGTTGATGGCAGTGCTGCGATTAGACAGCCCCGCGTTCAGTCCCATGCGCAATATGTACTTGCTGCTCAATCGCAGTTGAAAACTGTACACTGCCTGCAAGGCAATTTGCTGGAACTGACCGGTCGGTGCCGTATCGTGGGTCAAATAAGCCCCTGCTCCGCTGCTAATGGTTGGGAGGTTAGCATCAAAAGCGGCATAGGTAGTCGCCATGCGTGCCGACGCACCTAACCACTGCTGCCGATGCAGTAATCCCATGCGATATTGCGTAGTAGTGCCTGTAAAAGCAGGATTTACAGCCATAGGCGCAAGGTAAAACTGCGTAAACTGTGGGGTTTGCGCGTGCAGGCTCCAAGACAGGAAAAGCCATATTAAACCTGCCGAAGTCAGATAGTAGTTTCTCATCAATTTTCACTGCGCAAGGGTAATGCCACAGTTCGCAAAGGAAGGGTTTGCATGTCCGGCATTTTTTGTTCTTGCGGTTGCCGGGCAGGGTTGCCCGCAATTTTGGTGGCAGGCTTTTCGGTTGCTGCCTTTTTCTGACGGGGCGTTATAAAATCCTTACGGATGATTTCTTCTTCTAAATGCTTTCTGGAAGTTGTGCGACGGATATATTTTTCCATCATCAGGCTGGCGATAGGGGCAGCCCATGTGCCGCCAAATCCTGCATTTTCTACATAAACCGCAATGGCAATTTTAGGATTGTGCTTGGGGGCAAAACCGATGAATACTGAGTGGTCATCGCCGTGGGGGTTCTGTGCCGTTCCTGTTTTTCCGCAAATCGGCAAATCGGGGATGAATGCACGTCTGGCAGTGCCTGCCCGCACTACCTGTTCCATACCCGAAACGATGTACTCAAAATATTCCCGCTTGATACCGGTTTCATGCTTCACCAGGAACTTTTCGTCAATATTGCCCGGTTGGTCTATTCCTTTGATGATGTGGGGCGTATAATAATAGCCGCGATTGGCCATAATAGCGGCAAGGTTGGCCATTTGAATGGGCAGTACACCTATCTCGCCTTGCCCGATGCTAAGGGAATAGATGTTGCCGAATTTCCAAGGATTGCCCTTGTACTTTTTATCATAGTACGCTACGGTAGGCACTAAGCCCGATTTTTCATTGGGCAAATCTGACCCGAGCGGCTTGCCAAGCCCGAACTTATCTAAGTATTTCACCCAATTGGCAAGACCGATACGGGTATCTTCCACATAGTTTTTGGATTTCTCCTGAATGATAATCCGATGGAATACCCGATGATAGAATGGGTTGCAGGAGTGTTGCACCGAACCTCTTACATCTAACGGGCTGGGGTGCGAGTGGCACTTGACAATATCCTGTACGCAAGGGATTCTGGTATTTACGGTATCTATTACGCCCTCCTGTAAGCCGATAAGTGCTTGCACCAACTTAAAAATAGAGCCGGGCGGATAAGGAGCCATTAGTGTGCGGTTGTAAAGCGGGCGATGCGTGTCGTTTACCAGCATGGCATAGTTCTGCGACACCTCTTTGCCTGAGCCGGTCAGTTTGTTGGGGTCGTAGGAGGGGGCAGAAATCATTGCCAAAATTTCACCCGTTGCCGGTTCTATGGCTACAATGCTGCCGATTTTGTTTTGCATCAACAGTTCGCCGTATTGCTGTAACTCCAAATCTACCGAAGAAATCAGCGTTTTGCCGTTTTCGGGCAAGGTGTCAAATGCTCCGTTGCGATAAGAGCCTTTTACCACGCGCCGTACATCCACGTAGTTATAGGTTACGCCGCGTTTGCCTCTCAATATGCGCTCATAACTTGCTTCAATACCCGACCTGCCTATTTGGTCACCCGCTTTGTAGTAGCCTTCCGCATCTTGTTCTAAAATTTTCTTATCAACTTCCTTTACATAACCCAACGCATTGGCCATGCTTTTATGCGGATACTCGCGAACGGTACGAGCTTCTTCAAAAAGACCGCTGAACTCATCCATACGGTCTCTGATTTTGGCGAAGTGGTCTATCTTAACGTCCTTTAAAAATAAGGAGGGTTTATGGCGGGAGTACTGTTTTGCTTTGGTGTATTTATCAATCAACTCTTCTTTGCTGATATCGAACAGGCTGCAAAATTGGACGGTGTCTTTCAGAAAAAAGTCTTTGGGAATGATGTAAATATCAAATACGGGCGTATTGGAAACAACGAGCTTTCCGTAGCGGTCGGTGATGATACCGCGTACGGCATGGCGTACTACACGCTGCACGGCATTATTGTCAGCTTCTACTTTGTAGTCTTGGTCAAGTACCTGCAAAAAGAACAGTTTTACCAAAAATATAAAGCCAACAACAAAAATGGCGAACTGAATAATATATCGCTTATTCACGTCAGCAGAACAGGTATAGGTTTAACTGAAAATATTGATTGATAAAGGGTTACGCAGCAATTTAGCGCACTTTTGTTAAAAGCGATTTTTTTTAACGGATTTTTATGCAAACACTTGTTGCTGCCTGTAAAGTTTACGCATAGTTACGTATTTTATTGTATCTTACCAATAATAAACAGGATAATAACAAGGTGTTATCATAAAAAAACTGCCAAATCGGTTGGGATTTGGCAGTTGATGAGGAGAGTTTTGCAGAAGTGCTATTCCTGAGTTTTTCCGCGCAGCGCACGTGGAATGGCAATGCTTGCAACAGTTACCTGTCCGTTGGTCAGAATTTCAAAATTGTTGGTTACAATATCGCGCACACGAACCGACTTGCCCAAATCCATATTGGTAATGTCTAACTCTACAAAGTCAGGCATATGAGCAGGCAAAGCTTTGATGCGTACTTTTGATTGTTTTACCACCAATTTACCACCTTTTTGTACACCAATGGCAGTGCCTTTCAGGTGTACGGGGATGTTCATCTTCACGGGCTTATCATCCTGCAACTCGAGGAAGTCAGCGTGCATAATCATCTCGTTTACAGGATGGAACTGGATGTCTTGCAGGATAGCTTTATAGATATCACCTTCAATGTTGAGTTCAACCATGTGAACTTCCGGTGTATAAATCAGCCCGCGGAACAAAATCATAGGTACGGCAAAATGTACCTGATGGCCTGCGCCATACAACACGCAAGGAACAAGCGCTTCGTTGCGAAGGTCTTTAGCGTTCCTTTTTCCGAGATTTGCTCTTTTAAACCCTATAATCTCAAGCGTTTTCATAAATAGATGTTGATAAAATGGAAAATATGATTAAATAAACAAGGTGCTGATAGACTCTTGGTCGTGGATTTTGCGAATGGCTTTGGCAAATAAATCCGCTACCGAGAGATACGTGATTTTAGGATGGTTCTCAACACGCGGAGGGAGTGTATCGGTAACAACTAATTCCTCCAACTGCGAATTTTCTATGTTGCTAATGGCCTTTCCGGAAAGGATGGCATGTGAGCAAATGGCACGAACCGACTTTGCGCCTTTTTCTTTCAGCACTTCTGCCGCTTTGCAAAGCGTGCCGGCTGTATCTACCATGTCATCAATCAGGAAAATATCCATTCCTTCCGGTTCGCCGATTACCTGCATGGCTGCTACTTCGTTGGCGCGTTTGCGTTGCTTGTCGCAAATGACCATATCGGCATTGAAATAGCTGGCAAATGCGCGCGCACGGGCTACTCCTCCCATATCAGGCGATGCAAATATGACATTCAACTGGTGTGTTTTAACCAAGTTGCGGATATACGGAACAAAAATGGAGATGGCGCTCAGGTGGTCTAACGGAATATCAAAGAAGCCCTGAATTTGTCCGGCGTGCAGGTCGCAGGTGATGATGCGGTTGGCACCTGCCGCAGATAACAAGTTGGCAACCAATTTGGCAGCGATGCTGACGCGGGGGCGGTCTTTGCGGTCTTGTCGTGCATAACCGAAATATGGAATTACTACGGTTACATATTTGGCCGATGCTCTGCGTGCCGCATCAATCATAAGCAGCAGTTCCATCAAGTTTTCGGCAGGCGGCATGGTGGACTGAATCAAAAATACATGCTCGCCGCGGATAGACTCCTCAAAGGCTACCGAAAGCTCGCCATCGCTAAAACGCTTGCGCTCTAATGCGCCAAGAGGCGTACCGTAAGAGTGGGCTATTTTAACAGCAAGTTCCAAGGAGCCGCTGCCTGAGAAAATCTTAACGGGCATAACCGCTTATAACTAATGTTCCTTACTAAAACAAAATAATCCCGATGTGCATCGGGATTATTTTGTTTGTTGACCGACCTGGACTCGAACCAGGAATAACAGAACCAAAATCTGCTGTGTTGCCAATTACACCATCAGTCAATCCTTAATTGTGCCACAAATTTATAGCATCGGAATAAAATTGCAAGCGCTCACAAAAAATTTTTTTATGCGTGTTGCTTTTTAATATCGTGCAGAATCTTTTCGCCGCCTTGTTCGAGTACTTTGTAGGCCAAGGCATACCCGATAGCTTCGGGGTCATCTGTGCTTCCGGTCTGCTCTGCACGCACAATTTCACGACCGTTCAGGCTGATAATGCCCCCTTTGATGGTCAGCTCGTTGTTTGATGTGAACTCTGCCAATGCAAAAGTCGGGATGCTGCACCCTCCTTGCAGCGTGCGCAGAAAAGCTCGCTCGGCACGCAGACGCAATTCGGTCGGCTCATGATTAACCGCATTTCTGATTTTGTGAAGCAGGTCTTCATTCATTCGCATGGAAGCCTCAACAGCAATGCTGCCTTGACCAACGGCGGGAGTAAACGTATCGGTTGGCAGGTGCATGACAATAAATTCCTCGTACTCCATGCGATTAACGCCCGCATAGGCAAGCACCAACGCATCGCAAAGCCCTTCTTCCATTTTGCGCATACGGGTTTGCAGGTTGCCGCGCACATCTACGGTCTTCATTTTGGGCATGTAATGCTTAATCATGGCGATGCGGCGGGTGGAAGATGTACCTAATACGATTTTTTGGCTTTCGTCCAGTGTGAAATACTTATTGTAGCTTACCAGTACGTCGTGTACTTTCTCTCGCTCGGTGTAGGCAATGATTTCCAACTCATTGGGTAATGATGACGGCAAATCTTTTGCACTGTGTACGGCAATATCTATTCCGCCGCTGTGCAGTTGCTGCTCTAACTCTTCCGTGAAAATGCCCTTACCGCCAATTTTGGAAATGGTTTTGTGCAATATTTTATCGCCGGCGGTTTCTATCGGAACAATCTCTACTCCGAATCCTTCATTTTGCAGGCGTTGGGCAACATATTCGGCCTGCCATAGGGCTAATCGGCTGGCGCGCGTACCGATGCGAATTACTTGTTCCACAGTATTTTGTTTGGTATTTAGGCTTGCGTGCACAAATAAAATAAAAAAAGCGATACGAAAAATGCAAAAAGCCTAATTTTGGCGCTATGTGGCAGTGGTTTGTCTATAAAGAAAATGAGCCGCTGATTTTCAGCGCAGCTATCTTTTGGGTCTTTTTTGGCGTAGTATTATTAGGGTATCAGTTTATTTACCAAAACAACCGCGCCCGCAGCCTGTACCTGATGGCAGTAAGCATGTATTTCTACTACCTCTCGGGAGGCTATTTTTTTACTTTGCTGATACTTTCCACTATCATAGACTACCACATCGGCAAGAAAATTTATGAGTCGGATAACCCTGTGCTTCGGAAACGGCTCGTAACGGCAAGCGTGGTGATTAACCTTGCCATTTTGGGCTATTTTAAGTACACCTACTTCCTGACCGACATTATCAACCAACTGGCAGGGACGGATTTTCAGGCTACTAATCTGTTGGCAGTTATTACGAATCAGTTGGCGGGTACTTCTTTTGATATTGACAATATTATTTTGCCCGTCGGGATTTCGTTTTATACGTTCCAAACTATCAGCTACTCCATAGACATTTACAGGGGCAACCTCAAACCCGTGAACGACATTTGGGATTTTGCCTTTTTCGTGAGTTTTTTCCCGCAGTTGGTCGCAGGCCCCATTGTGCGGGCTTCGGATTTTGTGCCGCAAATCTATAAGCCCTACAACTTGAACCAAGAGGAGTTCGGGCACGCCGTTTTCCTGATTATCAACGGCTTAATTAAAAAGATTTTCATTTCGGACTATATCTCCATCAACTTTGTGGACAGGGTTTTTGAAAGCCCGCTGACTTATAGCGGATTTGAAAACCTGATGGCTGTTTACGGTTATTCTATCCAGATTTACTGCGATTTTTCGGGCTACAGCGACGTGGCTATCGGACTTGCGCTGCTGTTGGGCTACCGCCTGCCGCTAAACTTCAACTCGCCCTACAAGGCACAAAACATCACCGATTTTTGGCGACGCTGGCATATTTCGCTCTCCTCTTGGCTGCGCGATTACCTCTATATTTCGCTGGGCGGCAACCGCAAGGGCAAGGTACGCACCTACATCAATTTGCTGCTGACCATGTTGCTTGGCGGTTTGTGGCACGGCGCACACGTGCGATTCATCATTTGGGGCGCATTGCACGGCATTGCTCTGGCGGTTCATAAGATGTGGATGGAGGCGTTCCCTGCCAAAAAAACAGAAGGCGAAACAGGTGCTGCCCTTTGGAGCAGCCTGCTCACCTTCCATTTTGTAGCTTTCTGCTGGATATTTTTCCGCGCTGCCGATATGCAAGCCGTCGGCGATATGCTCTCGCAAATTGCGTTCAACTTTCAGCCTGAAATCATTGCGGCGGCACTTGGGGCGTACTACAAGCCCTTCCTGCTGATTGCTTTCGGATTTGCGGCGCACCTGTTGCCGCGTTCGTTCAAAACTTCGCTTTCGGTGCGGTTTACCGCCCTGCCCGACCTGACCAAAGCGATCATTATTGCATTTGTAGCGCTGCTGCTGTTTCAGATGAAAACCGCGGCGGTACAGCCGTTTATTTATTTTCAGTTTTAATCATGCTCGTCCGCACAGTTAAGCAATGCAAAATCCGTTGCAAATCGGCATAAACTTGGCTTACTTTGTAGATACAAATTGCTAACAATGAAATATTTAAAATATTATTTGCTCGCTTTGGCGGTCATTCTTGTTGACCAAGCCGTGAAGTTGGCTGTTCATGAGTACATGCAGATGGGGCCGCTGGGTGAAATCAAAATCTTTGGAGATTGGTTCAAACTGCACTATACACTCAACCCCGGTATGGCATTCGGGCTGGAATTTGGCTCGGAATACGGCAAAATCGGGCTGACGCTGTTCCGTATTGTAGCTGTGGCAATTATTGCGGTTTACATTGCTTATATGGCGCGCCGAGGTGCTCACAGCGGGTTTATTTGGTGCATGGCCTTGGTGCTGGGTGGCGCTTTGGGCAATGTGATAGACAGTACGTTCTATGGCGTATTGCTGGACAATGCTTTGTTTGTCCTCAATCCTCCGCCTTTGTATCCTTGGTTTCACGGGCAGGTAATAGATATGTTCTACTTAGACATCTGGGAAGGCGCCTTACCTGACTATATACCGCTGATTGGCGGCAACTATTACTCGCTCTGGCCTATATTCAACGTTGCCGATGCTTCTATTTTTATAGGTGTAATGTTGATTCTGATTTTTCAGGGGAAATTTTTTGACCGCTCCGTGCCTGAATCCGACAAACAGGTTGAGCCGGAAATTATGCCGGATGCGGAAACGACCAAAACTATCAATTAAGCGGTTTGCATCGGCTGCTGTTGCCTGACTGCCGCTATGCTACCTCAATTGTCGGAACATGTTTGAAAAAAGTCATAAGTTAGACAGGGTTTTCTACGAAATCCGCGGGCCTGTATATGAACAGGCAGCCGAGTTGGAAATGCAAGGCTATAAAATCACCCGACTCAATATCGGGAATCCTGCGCCGTTTGGATTTGATGCGCCCGATGAAATTATACACGATATCATCATGAACTTGCGCAATGCGCAGGGCTACGTGGATTCTAAAGGTCTTTTTGCCGCCCGCAAGGCAGTGATGCACTATTCGCAACTTAAAGCCATTAAGGATGTTACCATTGATGATATCTTTATCGGCAACGGTGTGAGCGAACTCATTCTGCTTTCCATGCAGGCGCTGCTCAACGACGGCGACGAAATTCTTGTGCCCGCTCCCGATTATCCGCTGTGGACTTCGGCTGTCAATCTTTCGGGAGGCACTCCCGTACATTACATGTGTGACGAACAGGCCGACTGGATGCCCGACTTGGCAGATATTGAGCGAAAAATCACTCCCAAAACCAAGGGCATTGTCATTATTAACCCCAACAACCCAACCGGTGCGGTGTACTCTTCGGATATGTTGCAGCAGTTGGTGGAAATAGCCGTTAGGCACAAACTCATCGTCTTTTCCGATGAGATTTATGATAAAATTCTCTATGATGACACTGCTCATTTCTCTACCGCTGCATTTTCCGGCGAAACGCTTTTTGTAACCTACGGAGGGCTTTCCAAAGCATACAGGGCTTGCGGCTTTCGCGGGGGCTGGATGATTTTGAGCGGGGATAAAAAGCACGCACAGTCGTACATTAACGGGCTGAACACGTTGGCAAGTATGCGACTTTGCAGCAATGTTCCCGCACAATTTGCCATTCAAACAGCGCTTGGGGGCTACCAAAGCATCAATGAGTTGGTAATGCCCAGCGGCAGGCTTCGCAAGCAGCGCGATTATTGCTGGCAAAGGCTCAACCAGATGCCGGGTATCAGTTGTGTAAAACCCAAAGGGGCTTTTTACATGTTCCCTAAGATTGACACCCAAATGTATCGGGTGGACAACGACCAGCAGTTTGTGCTTGACCTGTTGCGACAACAGCATTTGCTGATTGTACAGGGTTCGGGTTTTAATTGGCCGCACCCCGACCATTTTCGCATCGTATTTTTGCCTACGGTAGACGAACTTGCCGTTGCCTTAGATAAATTGGAGAAGTTTTTGGAAAGCTACCGACGTTAGTCAAATTTTTTGCTTTCCGTGCGTAGTTTGTCCAACAGGGTATTAAACAGCACCAATTCTTCGGGGGTGAGTGCGCCAAAGCGAGCTTCCATGCGCTTTACGTCGTGGTCGGCGGCTTTGAGCAATGCCAGCCCTTGCTCGTTGATTAAAATATTAACAATTCGTCGGTCATCATCGGAACGCCAACGGTCAATATAGCCTCTGGTGGCCAGTTTTTCTACCATGCGGGAAACATCCGACATTTTATCAAGCATACGCACCCGAATGTATTTCAGCGATACAGGCTCGGGGTATGCGCCCCGTAAAATGCGCAGCATGTTGTACTGTTGTGAAGTCAGGGCATGTTTTTTCAGAAAACTGTCCAATTCGGAAGTAGCCCAATTGGCTGTATAAATAAGATTAACCGATGCCTTGTGCCGGTCGTTCTGGAATCGGCTTTGTATTTCTTCTTCAATACTTGCCATCGTGGTTGTATATGTTTTGGTCAAAGGTAGTAACAACGCGTTAAGAAATAATATTTCGGGAACAATGTTGCTTGTTCTGTTATAAGTCGGCAGGCGGAGTTTTGAAATATTGCTGTATTTGTTCTTTGGAGGGCTGGTTGAGCGGCCGTACTACCCGAAAACCAACGAAAGAGGCATCGGTAAACCACCATTTGCTTTTGGGAATCTGCGGGTCGCGCTGTTTCCACTCGGGGGCAGAGCCTCGGCGGGCAGCACTGCGCAAGCGGTCGGGGTCATCGTCCCATGAGCCGCCACGCACAACGATAGGATAGAGTGATTCTACGGGCAGGTAGGGTTTACTGTTCTTTTGTGCATAAGCATCGGCTGCATATTGGTCTAATACCCATTCGGCAACGTTACCGTGCATATCGTATAAGCCCCATGCGTTGGGTTTCTTTTGCCCTACGGGATGATAAGCGCCGTTGCTGTTGTCGTAAAACCATGCATAGTCGCCCAATTGCGAAGCATCATCACCGAAACAATAAGCCGTTTTGCTTCCTGCACGGCAGGCATACTCCCACTCTGCTTCGGTCGGTAGCCGATAGAAATGTCCTGTTTGGGCGGTTAGCCATTGGCAAAAGGCAAGTGCTGCGTACTGTGTCATATTAATGGCAGGGAAACCGCGCTTTCCCATGCCAAAGCTCATATCCACATAGGGCTGGCTGGGCAGCGCAACGGCATCTATCATTTGTTTGCCTGCGTATTCGCCTTTGATGAAATCGGGATTCATGCTGCCGTTGGTTTCCTTGTTGACAAAGGCATCGTACAAGTCCCATGTAATTTCAAACTCTGCCATCCAGAAAGGTTCAATGCTGACTTCGTGCTGAGGCCCTTCGTCGTCTTTGCGGCCTACTTCCGAAGACGGACTGCCCATCGTAAACTTGCCGCCGGGGATAGGCAGCATTCGGAAAGAAAGGTCTGTTCCGGGGATTTTTTCCGTGTATGCTTCAATTTTTGCCTGTTTGGACGCATTTTTTTGTGCCCATGCTGCCGTTGCAAACAACATGAGCACTATCAGAAAACCGTTTTTCATGGATTGTTTAAAAAAACGAAGATAAGCAATTGCTAAAAATCACCATTGGCAGCACCTGCGCTTTTCTGTTGCGGAGGACGCACGCCTACCATCAATGAGCTAAATTCTTTGGCTTTCCATATGCCCCTGTCATTCCTGACCAAAGTAAGCGGTCGGTCTGAATCGGCACCTGAGCAGCGCACAAAAACTTTCAGTTGCCCGTCGGACTCTTTGCCGCTGTATGGATTGGTAGAACAGGCTACCCGATGCGGCGGATTGCCAAGCGCATAGCTTGTTGCGGGTTTGGTGCCCAGAATGTAGCTGTAAGGTACGTATTTCTTGCTGTCTAACTGTTTCACCAAATAAGCCGATGAACTTCCAAAGTCAAAACCTTGATAACCGCCCTTGTCGGAAGGCGACAGCAGCGATTTGTCGGATGCGATAATCAGGCAAGGGTAGCCCGTTTCAGGGTTGCGCACATACATGATTGACGCAATCACAAAAACGGCAGCGCCCCCCTGAGGCGTGGTAGCCAGTCGGTCGCGCAGGCTGATAAATTCTTCCACGCTTTCAGGAATTTTCTCAAAGCTGACGGCAGGCAACTCTTGTTTTTGGGCAAATGCCGCACCGCCAATCAAAAGCAGGCACAGCGCAAGTATATTTTTCATGTGGCAGGTAGTTTTAGTATGCCTCAATTTAGAAAAAATATACAAAAACCGACGGATAATGGTCGTGCGCGGCCTGTATTGCCTTGTTATTTCGGAATCAACTCCACATAAGGAATGATAATTTCTTCCAACGAAATGCCCCCGTGCTGAAACGTATCCTTATAGTATTTCACGTAGTGGTTGTAGTTGTTCGGATAGGCAAAAAAGTAATCCTCCGTCGTGAATACATACGAAGTAGATACATTATACTTAGGCAAGTGCAGCGCTTCGGGTTTGCGGCATACGAATACATTTTTTTTGTCGTAATCCAGATTCTTACCCTGTTTGTAGCGCAGGTTCGTGTTGGTGTTTTTGTCGCCGATGATTTTGTAAGGCTTTGTGGTGCGAATAGTGCCGTGGTCGGTGGTGATAATCAACCGGCATTTTTTCTCGGCAATTTTGCGCACCATATCTACCAGCGGCGAATGTAAAAACCACGACTTGGTAATAGAGCGATAGGCAGCTTCATCGGGCGCAAGCTCGCGAATCATTTCCGTGTCGGTACGCGCATGAGAGAGCATATCCACAAAGTTGTAAACCACCACATTAAGCTGGTTGTGCAGCAAATTACTGAAATTTTCTACCAGCGTCTTGCTTTGGTTTTGGTGGATGATTTTGTGATAGCTGAACTTGATGTGTTCCAGTCGGTTGCGTTTGAGTTGGTATTGCAGGAAATCTTTTTCGTTATTGTTTTTTGCGCCTTCGTCCTCGTCGTCCTGCCAAAAATTAGGGATGATTTTTTCCAGTTCGGCGGGCAATACACCCGCAAAAATAGAATTGCGGGCAAAAGCGGTTGTCGTGGGCAAGATGGAGTAATAGGTGCTTTCCTGCTCCAAATTAAAGTACTCGGCCAGTAGTGGCTCCAATACTTTCCACTGGTCGTAGCGCAGGTTGTCTATCAGGAAAAAGAACGTAGGTTCGTTGGTCAGTTTTGGAAACAGCTTTTTGCGCAGCAACTGATGCGACATCAGCGGCTTTTCAATATCGGGATTGTTGAGCCATTCCTCATAGTTGCGCATAATGAACTTAGCAAAATTTACGTTGGCTTCGTCTTTTTGCATTTTGAGCACGTCTGCCATGCTTTGGTTGCCCGTGCTTTCCATTTCCAACTCCCAATACACCAATTTTTTATAGACTTCTGCCCATTCGTCGTGGTTCATTTCTTCGCTGAACGCCATCATAATGTTGCGGAAGTCCTGCTGATAACTTTGCGTGGTTTTTTCGCTGATGATGCGCTTTTGTTCCAACAGTTTTTTGATAGAAAGCACAATTTGGCTCGGATTAACGGGCTTGATGAGGTAATCGTCAATCTTAGCGCCGATAGCCTCTTCCATAATGCTTTCTTCCTCGCTTTTGGTAATCATCACCACCGGTACGTGCGGGCGCATGGTTTTGATTTGTGAAAGCACTTCCAGCCCGCTCATGCCGGGCATATTTTCATCCAGAAAAATAACGTCGTAGGATTGTTCGCCGAACTTTTCCAGAGCATCCGCGCCGCTGTTCACG contains:
- a CDS encoding formylglycine-generating enzyme family protein translates to MKNGFLIVLMLFATAAWAQKNASKQAKIEAYTEKIPGTDLSFRMLPIPGGKFTMGSPSSEVGRKDDEGPQHEVSIEPFWMAEFEITWDLYDAFVNKETNGSMNPDFIKGEYAGKQMIDAVALPSQPYVDMSFGMGKRGFPAINMTQYAALAFCQWLTAQTGHFYRLPTEAEWEYACRAGSKTAYCFGDDASQLGDYAWFYDNSNGAYHPVGQKKPNAWGLYDMHGNVAEWVLDQYAADAYAQKNSKPYLPVESLYPIVVRGGSWDDDPDRLRSAARRGSAPEWKQRDPQIPKSKWWFTDASFVGFRVVRPLNQPSKEQIQQYFKTPPADL
- a CDS encoding DUF6935 domain-containing protein, translated to MKNILALCLLLIGGAAFAQKQELPAVSFEKIPESVEEFISLRDRLATTPQGGAAVFVIASIMYVRNPETGYPCLIIASDKSLLSPSDKGGYQGFDFGSSSAYLVKQLDSKKYVPYSYILGTKPATSYALGNPPHRVACSTNPYSGKESDGQLKVFVRCSGADSDRPLTLVRNDRGIWKAKEFSSLMVGVRPPQQKSAGAANGDF
- the porX gene encoding T9SS response regulator signal transducer PorX — encoded protein: MQRYNILWADDEIDLLKPHILFLSKKGYDITPVNSGADALEKFGEQSYDVIFLDENMPGMSGLEVLSQIKTMRPHVPVVMITKSEEESIMEEAIGAKIDDYLIKPVNPSQIVLSIKKLLEQKRIISEKTTQSYQQDFRNIMMAFSEEMNHDEWAEVYKKLVYWELEMESTGNQSMADVLKMQKDEANVNFAKFIMRNYEEWLNNPDIEKPLMSHQLLRKKLFPKLTNEPTFFFLIDNLRYDQWKVLEPLLAEYFNLEQESTYYSILPTTTAFARNSIFAGVLPAELEKIIPNFWQDDEDEGAKNNNEKDFLQYQLKRNRLEHIKFSYHKIIHQNQSKTLVENFSNLLHNQLNVVVYNFVDMLSHARTDTEMIRELAPDEAAYRSITKSWFLHSPLVDMVRKIAEKKCRLIITTDHGTIRTTKPYKIIGDKNTNTNLRYKQGKNLDYDKKNVFVCRKPEALHLPKYNVSTSYVFTTEDYFFAYPNNYNHYVKYYKDTFQHGGISLEEIIIPYVELIPK